CCCGAAGGTGAAGCTGGACGTGGCCCAGATCGCCAGGGACGTGGTGCAGGAGATCGGCTACAACGAGTCGGCCATGGGATTTGACTATAAGTCCTGCGGGGTGCTCAACGTGATGCACGGCCAGTCGGCGGACATCGCCATGGGCGTTGTGCGCGAGACCCCGGAAAACCAGGGGGCGGGCGACCAGGGGATCATGTTCGGCTACGCCACCAACGAGACCCCGGAGCTTATGCCCATGCCCATCCTGCTGGCGCACAAGCTTATGCTCAAGGCCGCCGAGATGCGCAAGAACGGCAAGATGCCGTTCTTGAGGCCGGACGCCAAGTCGCAGGTGACGGTGGAATATGTGAACAGGACACCCCACAAGATAGACACGGTGGTGCTTTCCACCCAGCATAGCGACGACATCTCGCAGGAAGACCTTAAAAAGGAAGTGATCGAGAAGATAATAAAGCCGGTCATGCCAGAGCATCTTTTCGACGAGAAAAAGGTGAAATTCCACATCAACCCCACCGGGCGGTTCGTCATCGGCGGCCCCCACGGGGACACGGGATTGACCGGCCGGAAGATAATCGTGGACACATACGGCGGCGTGGGATCCCACGGCGGCGGCGCTTTCTCCGGCAAGGACCCGAGCAAGGTGGACCGCTCCGCCTCGTACATGGCCCGTTATGTGGCCAAGAACCTTGTGGCCGCGGGGATCATGGACAAGTGCGAAGTGCAGCTTGCCTACGCCATCGGCGTGGCGGAGCCCGTGTCGGTGCTGATAGATTCTTTCGGCACGCGCCACCACAAGATTGACCAGGAGAAAATCCAGAAGATCGTGCGTGAGCATTTCGACCTGCGCCCGTACGGCATCATCAAGACGCTGGAGCTGCGCCGGCCCATATTCCGCAAGACCGCGGCCTACGGCCATTTCGGCAGGCAGCTGCCGGAGTTCACCTGGGAAAAAACGGACAAGGCCGACGCGCTTCGCAAGGCGGCGGGGCTGTAATCTAAATAAAAGGAAGAATGATGACGACTCAAACGGCGCTAAACCACGACGTTAAAGACATGAACCTCGCCGACAAGGGGCGAAGCAGGATTGAATGGGCCGACGGCGACATGCCGGTGCTCCGCACGATCCGCGACAGGTTCGCCAAGGAAAAACCTTTGGCTGGCGTGCGGATGTCCGCGTGCCTGCATGTGACCGCAGAGACCGCGAACCTTTGCCGCGCGCTGAAAGCCGGCGGGGCG
This sequence is a window from Nitrospinota bacterium. Protein-coding genes within it:
- a CDS encoding methionine adenosyltransferase, whose protein sequence is MGRINYLFTSESVSEGHPDKICDQISDAVLDAVIGQDPYARVACETFCTTGLVLIGGEYTCDPKVKLDVAQIARDVVQEIGYNESAMGFDYKSCGVLNVMHGQSADIAMGVVRETPENQGAGDQGIMFGYATNETPELMPMPILLAHKLMLKAAEMRKNGKMPFLRPDAKSQVTVEYVNRTPHKIDTVVLSTQHSDDISQEDLKKEVIEKIIKPVMPEHLFDEKKVKFHINPTGRFVIGGPHGDTGLTGRKIIVDTYGGVGSHGGGAFSGKDPSKVDRSASYMARYVAKNLVAAGIMDKCEVQLAYAIGVAEPVSVLIDSFGTRHHKIDQEKIQKIVREHFDLRPYGIIKTLELRRPIFRKTAAYGHFGRQLPEFTWEKTDKADALRKAAGL